One part of the Bacillota bacterium genome encodes these proteins:
- a CDS encoding FliA/WhiG family RNA polymerase sigma factor: protein MEAADSQELALLWHKFKKENDSEARERLILHYVSLVKYVAGRLAIGVKGHFELDDLINAGVYGLINAVDRFDPDRGFKFETFALARIKGAILDWLRAFNWIPQSVRNKARSLERALLSLEQSLGRPPEDHEIAAHLGLTLKQFHQMMDEVAPVTLISLEDSLYSDSDNESYSLGEVIPDPKAKDPVEHLELEEIKEVLAQAIAKLPEKEKLVTTLYYYEGLTLKEIGKVIGVSESRVSQLHTKAILRLRGHLSRKKKGLISLNGRG, encoded by the coding sequence ATGGAAGCCGCAGACTCTCAAGAACTGGCCCTTCTCTGGCATAAATTTAAAAAAGAAAACGATTCCGAAGCCCGGGAGCGGTTAATCCTCCACTATGTCTCCCTTGTGAAGTACGTCGCGGGCCGCCTGGCCATTGGAGTTAAGGGGCATTTTGAATTAGACGATCTGATCAATGCGGGGGTTTACGGGTTAATCAACGCTGTTGACAGATTCGATCCGGACAGAGGATTCAAATTCGAGACTTTTGCCCTGGCGCGAATCAAAGGAGCGATCTTGGACTGGCTCCGTGCTTTCAACTGGATTCCGCAATCCGTTCGGAATAAGGCACGCTCCCTGGAAAGAGCCCTCCTCAGCCTTGAGCAAAGTTTGGGGAGGCCCCCGGAAGACCACGAAATCGCCGCTCATCTGGGTCTTACATTAAAGCAATTCCACCAGATGATGGATGAAGTTGCCCCGGTTACCCTGATTTCTCTCGAAGACTCCCTGTATTCGGATTCAGATAATGAATCCTATTCCCTAGGAGAAGTAATTCCCGATCCCAAAGCGAAAGATCCGGTTGAACACCTTGAACTTGAAGAAATCAAAGAGGTGCTCGCGCAGGCAATTGCAAAGCTTCCCGAAAAAGAAAAGCTGGTGACAACCCTGTATTACTATGAAGGTTTAACATTAAAAGAAATCGGAAAGGTAATCGGTGTTTCGGAATCCCGGGTCTCTCAACTTCACACAAAAGCTATTTTGCGTTTGAGAGGGCACTTAAGCAGAAAGAAAAAGGGCTTAATTAGTCTAAACGGGAGGGGATAA
- a CDS encoding DUF342 domain-containing protein gives MQEGKKPNPGELNNREDQIEKICERALSGIKDFDGLRLLEFTDEGTFLTVFPPEGAGKVLSFADLEQEIKALALQQVDWDKVREAVEEKSKRIKIAPVQENLKKNGEVLVKVSKDEMEAYVTIFPPFNGNPVTADMVYEALKKAGVVYGIDQARVEEALKAAESNEPVLVARGKPAEDGRDAQLTYYFPVEGQKPKPAELDDGRVDYYNINLIYNVETGQVLATKTPATPGEPGSTVTGKPLLPRPGKDCQLRAGKNTELIDEGLTLIASARGHVLMQDNKIHVLPVYEVVGNVDFSTGNIDFIGSVQVRGSIKFGFTVRAEGDVEVRETIEGGSIIAGGNVVVKEGIRGLGKGRIVAKGNVFAKFLETAHVQAGQNVIVGEAIMHSHVNAGGKIIVNGRKGLLVGGLCRAGEDIEAKIVGSNLATITELEVGVNPELRMAFNQISKERSETETHLDKVEKALNLLRGLEGEGKELSPEKKTLLIRLTRTQLQLKRKLEEIREEEAKLLGLLSTLDKGKVKVKNLLHPGTIIRIGQLTYYVRDEMQYVTISQEGGEIKISPYA, from the coding sequence ATGCAGGAAGGAAAAAAACCAAACCCGGGAGAACTTAATAATAGAGAGGACCAGATTGAAAAGATCTGCGAGAGGGCGCTCTCCGGAATTAAAGACTTTGACGGTTTACGTCTTCTGGAATTTACAGATGAAGGCACCTTTCTTACCGTTTTTCCTCCCGAAGGAGCAGGAAAGGTTCTTTCCTTTGCAGATTTAGAACAGGAAATCAAGGCCCTTGCACTTCAGCAGGTTGACTGGGACAAGGTCAGGGAGGCAGTAGAGGAAAAATCGAAGCGAATCAAAATAGCTCCGGTCCAGGAAAACCTGAAAAAAAACGGCGAAGTGCTTGTAAAAGTGAGCAAAGATGAAATGGAGGCTTATGTCACAATATTTCCGCCCTTTAACGGAAATCCCGTTACCGCTGACATGGTTTACGAAGCCCTGAAAAAGGCGGGAGTGGTCTATGGCATCGACCAGGCAAGGGTAGAAGAAGCCCTAAAGGCGGCCGAGTCAAACGAACCGGTCCTTGTGGCACGCGGGAAGCCTGCTGAAGACGGGCGAGACGCCCAGCTCACTTACTACTTTCCGGTCGAAGGCCAAAAGCCAAAACCCGCTGAACTGGATGATGGAAGAGTTGATTATTATAATATAAATCTAATTTATAATGTGGAAACCGGACAGGTGCTGGCAACTAAAACTCCGGCGACCCCGGGTGAGCCCGGTTCGACGGTTACAGGAAAACCGCTCCTTCCCCGCCCCGGGAAGGATTGCCAGTTGCGCGCCGGAAAAAACACCGAGCTAATAGATGAAGGACTGACCCTTATTGCCTCTGCCCGTGGCCACGTCTTAATGCAGGATAATAAAATCCACGTGCTGCCTGTGTACGAAGTAGTTGGTAATGTAGATTTCTCAACAGGCAACATTGATTTTATCGGGAGCGTTCAGGTCCGGGGCAGTATCAAATTTGGATTTACAGTAAGGGCAGAAGGTGATGTCGAGGTTCGTGAAACCATTGAAGGGGGCTCCATTATTGCCGGAGGAAATGTTGTTGTAAAGGAGGGGATACGGGGGCTGGGAAAAGGCCGCATCGTTGCCAAGGGAAACGTTTTCGCAAAGTTTCTGGAAACTGCCCATGTTCAGGCAGGACAGAATGTAATAGTTGGGGAAGCAATCATGCACAGCCACGTCAATGCAGGAGGGAAAATCATCGTTAACGGCCGAAAGGGGCTTCTTGTAGGCGGACTTTGCCGCGCGGGGGAAGACATTGAAGCAAAAATCGTTGGTTCAAACCTGGCAACAATCACGGAATTAGAGGTCGGCGTGAATCCGGAACTGAGGATGGCTTTTAATCAAATTTCAAAAGAACGGTCAGAAACCGAAACTCACCTGGATAAAGTAGAGAAGGCCCTTAACCTGTTACGCGGGTTAGAAGGCGAAGGCAAGGAACTTTCCCCGGAGAAAAAGACGCTTTTAATCAGGTTAACCCGAACCCAACTTCAGCTCAAACGAAAGCTTGAAGAAATAAGGGAAGAGGAGGCTAAATTGTTAGGATTGCTCAGCACTCTTGACAAGGGGAAGGTTAAGGTAAAGAATCTCCTTCATCCTGGCACGATCATCAGGATTGGCCAGCTAACCTATTATGTACGGGACGAAATGCAGTATGTCACAATCTCCCAGGAGGGAGGGGAAATCAAAATTTCGCCGTATGCTTGA
- the rpsB gene encoding 30S ribosomal protein S2, translating into MAVISMKQLLEAGVHFGHQTRRWNPKMAPYIFTERNGIYIIDLQKTVKKIDEAYNFVKDVVREGKSILFVGTKKQAQESVREEAERCGMFYVNVRWLGGMLTNFSTIRKRVERLKELEKMEETGYFDLLPKKEVTKLKAEKDKLEKFLKGIKEMNELPGALFIVDSRKERIAVCEARKLGIPTVGIVDTNCDPDEIDYVIPGNDDAIRAVRLLTSKIADAVIEAKQGEQEQA; encoded by the coding sequence ATGGCAGTAATTTCTATGAAGCAATTGCTTGAAGCGGGAGTTCACTTCGGCCACCAAACAAGACGCTGGAACCCCAAAATGGCCCCCTATATTTTTACGGAGCGGAACGGAATCTACATCATCGATCTCCAAAAAACCGTAAAGAAAATTGACGAAGCCTACAATTTTGTCAAAGACGTGGTCAGAGAAGGAAAGAGCATTCTTTTTGTAGGAACGAAAAAACAGGCACAGGAGTCGGTACGCGAAGAAGCAGAAAGATGCGGAATGTTTTATGTTAATGTTCGCTGGTTGGGAGGAATGCTGACCAATTTTTCCACCATCAGGAAACGGGTAGAGCGACTCAAGGAACTCGAAAAGATGGAGGAAACGGGATATTTCGATCTCCTCCCCAAAAAAGAGGTAACAAAATTGAAGGCAGAAAAGGATAAACTGGAAAAGTTTCTCAAGGGAATCAAAGAAATGAACGAGCTTCCGGGAGCGCTTTTCATTGTTGATTCCCGGAAAGAGCGAATTGCCGTCTGTGAAGCCAGAAAATTGGGAATACCTACAGTTGGAATTGTTGATACTAACTGTGATCCTGATGAAATTGATTATGTGATTCCGGGAAACGACGATGCTATCAGAGCGGTCCGTCTACTTACCTCGAAGATCGCGGATGCGGTGATAGAAGCCAAACAGGGTGAACAGGAACAGGCTTAA
- the tsf gene encoding translation elongation factor Ts, translating into MIKADLVKELRERTGAGMMDCKRALTETGGDLEKALVYLRERGLATAAKKAGRATKEGRIEAYIHAGGRLGVLIEVNCETDFVAKTDDYQTLCRELAMQVAASNPLYIDRSDVPPDQLEKEKEILRTQALNEGKPEKVIDKIVSGRLEKYFQEVCLLEQPYIRDPERTVKDLINEYIARLGENIVVRRFCRFRLGEES; encoded by the coding sequence TTGATTAAAGCCGACCTTGTGAAAGAATTGCGGGAGCGTACAGGAGCCGGAATGATGGATTGCAAAAGGGCCCTCACGGAAACGGGCGGAGACCTTGAAAAAGCCCTTGTTTACCTGAGAGAACGGGGGCTTGCTACCGCCGCGAAAAAAGCAGGAAGAGCCACCAAGGAGGGCAGAATTGAAGCTTATATTCACGCCGGAGGCCGGCTAGGGGTATTAATCGAAGTCAACTGCGAAACCGATTTTGTTGCCAAAACAGATGATTATCAAACCCTCTGCAGGGAATTAGCAATGCAAGTAGCAGCATCCAATCCCCTTTATATCGACCGCAGTGATGTTCCTCCTGACCAGCTGGAAAAGGAAAAGGAGATTTTGCGAACTCAAGCTTTAAATGAAGGCAAACCTGAAAAGGTGATTGATAAAATTGTTTCAGGAAGACTTGAAAAGTACTTCCAGGAAGTTTGCCTTCTGGAACAGCCCTATATCAGAGACCCTGAACGTACCGTAAAAGATTTAATCAACGAGTATATTGCCCGGTTAGGAGAAAATATTGTGGTCCGCCGTTTTTGCAGGTTCCGGCTTGGGGAAGAATCCTAA
- a CDS encoding UMP kinase, whose translation MENPKYRRIILKLSGEALAGDQGFGIDPDLVSAIAAEIKEVKDKGVEIAIVVGGGNIWRGVAGSAKGMDRATADYMGMLATVINALALQDALEKHGVETRVQTAIEMKEVAEPYIRRRAIRHLEKGRIVIFAGGTGNPFFSTDTTAALRAAEIEAEVILMAKKVDGVYDSDPQLNPGARKFAELEYLDVLNKGLSVMDSTATSLCMENKIPIIVFSVTTRGNILKAVMGEKIGTIVGRESNG comes from the coding sequence ATGGAGAATCCTAAATATCGAAGAATTATTCTTAAATTGAGCGGCGAAGCACTTGCCGGAGATCAAGGGTTCGGCATTGACCCAGATCTTGTCAGCGCTATTGCCGCCGAAATTAAAGAGGTTAAAGACAAGGGCGTAGAGATCGCAATCGTCGTCGGGGGAGGAAATATTTGGCGGGGGGTCGCAGGGAGCGCAAAGGGAATGGACCGGGCCACAGCAGACTACATGGGAATGCTTGCGACCGTAATCAACGCCCTGGCCTTGCAGGATGCTTTGGAAAAACACGGAGTTGAGACCAGAGTCCAGACGGCCATTGAAATGAAGGAAGTAGCGGAACCGTATATACGCCGCCGGGCAATCCGCCATCTGGAAAAAGGACGTATTGTAATTTTTGCAGGCGGGACAGGGAATCCTTTCTTCTCCACCGATACTACGGCAGCGCTCCGAGCAGCGGAGATTGAGGCAGAAGTAATCCTGATGGCTAAAAAAGTAGATGGGGTTTATGATTCAGACCCCCAGCTTAATCCCGGGGCCCGGAAGTTTGCCGAGCTGGAATACCTGGATGTTCTGAATAAAGGGTTGAGTGTAATGGATTCCACTGCGACCTCCCTCTGTATGGAAAATAAAATTCCGATAATTGTTTTCAGTGTCACAACAAGAGGAAATATTTTAAAGGCAGTTATGGGCGAGAAAATCGGTACCATTGTAGGGAGGGAAAGTAATGGATAA
- the frr gene encoding ribosome recycling factor, with protein sequence MDKTALQQLEEKMKKTVDLLAKEYTTLRAGRATPALLDKISVDYYGTPTPINQLAAISVPEPRLLVIQPWDRNLVPQIEKAILKSDLGVTPVSDGYLIRIVIPPLTQEKRKELVKLVHKKAEEARVAVRNLRREGNEQVKSQEKRKEISQDEAKRSLEVIQKATDKYIKQIDQIAEAKEKEIMEL encoded by the coding sequence ATGGATAAGACAGCCCTTCAACAATTGGAAGAAAAAATGAAAAAAACGGTTGATTTGCTGGCTAAAGAGTACACAACTTTACGTGCCGGCCGTGCTACCCCTGCCTTGCTCGATAAGATTTCCGTGGACTATTACGGAACACCAACCCCCATTAACCAGCTTGCAGCAATTTCCGTCCCCGAACCGCGCCTTCTTGTAATTCAACCCTGGGACCGAAACCTCGTCCCGCAAATTGAAAAGGCAATCCTCAAGTCGGACCTTGGCGTTACCCCGGTAAGTGACGGCTATTTAATCCGAATCGTAATTCCTCCTTTGACCCAGGAAAAAAGAAAAGAACTTGTTAAACTGGTTCACAAAAAAGCCGAAGAGGCGCGCGTCGCGGTCCGAAATTTGAGGCGGGAAGGCAACGAACAGGTTAAAAGTCAGGAAAAGAGAAAGGAAATTTCTCAAGATGAAGCAAAGCGCAGTCTCGAGGTAATTCAAAAGGCTACCGACAAGTACATCAAGCAAATCGATCAAATTGCCGAAGCAAAAGAAAAAGAAATTATGGAACTTTAA
- a CDS encoding 4Fe-4S binding protein, with translation MPYKITDKCEACGTCLDECPNGAIEEVDGTYRINTEKCEDCGTCMDVCPNEAIVEE, from the coding sequence ATGCCCTACAAAATCACCGATAAGTGCGAAGCTTGCGGTACCTGCCTTGATGAATGTCCCAATGGAGCGATTGAAGAGGTAGATGGCACCTATCGGATCAACACCGAAAAGTGTGAAGATTGTGGAACTTGCATGGATGTATGCCCCAACGAAGCAATCGTGGAAGAGTAA
- a CDS encoding isoprenyl transferase — MYAPTKQSWKSKQTLPSPSWRGFFLTKPFLGELTLIEGLLNRIRIKKQNGYQEEEKLRKRLDLARLPFHVAIIMDGNGRWAQARGLPRAMGHRAGVETLRNIVKLCLELKIKILTVFAFSTENWKRPQEEINILMDLLCEYIQKELNELHQQGIQIRAIGHIHELPDPAQKEIIRAQDLTSQNDKLILNLALNYGGRLEIVDAARKIALRVKNGELEPAEIDEAVFEKHLYTADLPDPDLLIRPAGELRISNFLLWQTAYTEFWSTPVFWPDFRASHFLQALVSFQQRKRRFGGL, encoded by the coding sequence ATGTATGCCCCAACGAAGCAATCGTGGAAGAGTAAGCAGACCCTGCCTTCCCCCTCATGGAGGGGGTTTTTCTTAACCAAACCTTTTCTGGGAGAGTTAACATTGATTGAAGGTCTTTTAAATCGAATCAGAATTAAAAAACAAAACGGTTATCAAGAAGAAGAAAAATTACGGAAAAGACTTGATTTGGCCCGCCTTCCTTTTCATGTAGCCATCATTATGGACGGCAACGGACGCTGGGCCCAGGCAAGGGGGCTCCCCCGGGCAATGGGCCACCGGGCAGGAGTGGAAACGCTCCGCAACATCGTAAAACTGTGCTTGGAATTAAAGATAAAAATTTTAACGGTGTTTGCCTTTTCCACGGAAAACTGGAAGCGCCCGCAAGAAGAAATCAATATCTTAATGGACTTGTTGTGCGAGTATATCCAAAAGGAATTAAATGAACTGCACCAGCAGGGAATCCAAATCAGAGCTATTGGACACATCCACGAACTGCCTGATCCTGCTCAAAAAGAAATTATCAGGGCCCAGGACCTGACCTCTCAAAACGACAAACTTATTTTAAATCTTGCGCTGAATTACGGGGGGCGCCTGGAAATTGTGGATGCTGCCCGGAAAATCGCGCTTCGCGTCAAAAATGGTGAGCTGGAGCCAGCCGAAATCGACGAAGCTGTTTTTGAAAAACACCTTTACACTGCGGATCTCCCGGACCCAGACCTTTTAATCCGTCCAGCAGGAGAACTTCGCATCAGCAACTTTCTCCTCTGGCAGACGGCTTATACCGAATTCTGGAGCACTCCGGTTTTCTGGCCGGACTTCCGGGCATCCCACTTTCTGCAGGCACTGGTGTCTTTTCAGCAGCGGAAACGCCGTTTCGGAGGGCTTTGA